The Paraburkholderia hospita DNA segment CGCGATTCCCGGACCTACCGTGCTGCTTGTAATTTCTTATGCGCTCGGCCACGGCCGTCGATTTGCCATGGTGACGACCGCGGGCGTCGCGCTCGGCGACCTCACGTCGATGACGGCGTCGATGCTCGGGCTTGGCGTGATCCTCGCCGCGTCCGCGACGCTGTTCACTGCGCTCAAGTGGCTCGGCGCAGCGTATCTGATCTATCTTGGCATCAAGCTGTGGCGTGCTCCCGTGTCGACGGCCGACGCACCGGCCACAGGCGAGACCCGCGCGAGCCGGATCTTCGCGCACGCATATGCGGTGACAGCACTCAATCCGAAAAGCATCGTGTTCTTCGTGGCGTTCGTGCCGCAGTTCATCGATACGCAAGTCGCCACGTGGTCGCAGATCGCGATTTTCGAAGCCACCTTCGTCGCGCTCGGGACCTTGAATGCGTTGGGGTATGCCGTGCTTGCTTCGGCCGCGCGGCGCGCGATCCGCAGTCCGCGCGTGCAGCGTGGGGTCAACTGCACAGGAGGCACGCTGCTGATCGGCGCGGGACTTCTGGCCGCGGCGTGGAGGAAGTCGACGGCATGAGCGCATTCTGATCGGCGGAACGCGACGCACCGGGCGCGCTACTTGCATCACTCGAATCGCGCACATGGTGTGCGCGGTGGATCACACGCAGTGACTTGCAACACGCCTACAATGAAATTGTCGCTGTTCCATCGATCAGGAGGTTACTGTGATCGAGCATCTGATTCTGGGCGCGTTTCTGATCGTGCCGCTACTCATCGTCGCGTTTCTGTTTTCCGACGAACTCTGGCAGGAACATCGCCAGGCCTTGCACGATGACGACCATCACAGGCGGATGGACTGGCGGCATCCGATTCGCAGCCTGCTGCATCATTAGGCGGGTTGACAGTATCCGGAGCGAACGGAGGCTAACGTGCTGGCCTTCTCTTTCTCGTGGGACGGAATACTGGCTATTCATGTTGGCGCTGATCGTGGTCAGCGTGGCATTGACCTCGCTTTGCGGTTCGGTGCCGCGCGCCCGAGCCGCCGGCGGATGACGCTTAGCTCTTTGCGCCCTCTGTTTTTTGTATCCCTCACTTGAATTTCCGGTGTTGCGCAGCGCGTCGCCTTGCGGATGTGCTGCATCTCACTCGCCCTTATGCGTCACGTCGTCAAACTGACGTCCAAACATCATTCTGTTCCCCCGATTGTCATGCGACGTGCATGCGTACGCTTGAGGCCATGCGATGTCGTTAGTTTGTGGCCCGACATCGCCGGGATACCTATTTGTTTGCATAGGTAGTGACTGGCTAAAATCCGGCTAAAGTTAATCATCAGATGTAAAAAACTTTGGCCTTGTCGAGACGTCACGGGGGACGACATGAACCGATTGATCGATCAGGAAATCGCGCACATTTCGCGCGTCATGTGGCCATCGCTGCTTGGGGATATGGGCGGCACGATCCTTACTTCGGAGTACTGGCGCATGAGGTTGCACGCGCTCCTTGATGCTCCTTCTCTCACCAAAATTCAACTGTGCGCCCTCGACAGTCTGCTGCTCCGGCTCGATCACTATGACCGGCACGGCTCAGATGTCTACTCGGCGCCTGTCGCCGCGGAATCCGGCGAGCATGACGTTGAGCAGGTAGCTTTGCACGGGTGATGGTTTGGCGGGCCGGATTCCGGACCGTAACCTCGGTTCTATCGCACAAAGATTTGTAGAACGGGAGTTGCAGGAACATGAAACGAATCCTGTGTACCTTAAAAGTACATCCCGGGCGGCCCGCATAGTGAATCGCCGGAAACCTCGTTTAATAGGGCGACTCTCGTGTCAAACGGGCCTATACGC contains these protein-coding regions:
- a CDS encoding LysE family translocator, with amino-acid sequence MTLAHWLPFAIASAILVAIPGPTVLLVISYALGHGRRFAMVTTAGVALGDLTSMTASMLGLGVILAASATLFTALKWLGAAYLIYLGIKLWRAPVSTADAPATGETRASRIFAHAYAVTALNPKSIVFFVAFVPQFIDTQVATWSQIAIFEATFVALGTLNALGYAVLASAARRAIRSPRVQRGVNCTGGTLLIGAGLLAAAWRKSTA